In a genomic window of Streptomyces katrae:
- a CDS encoding MBL fold metallo-hydrolase, producing the protein MTNENTQTLLLGDVEITRVVEARAPFAAARDLVPDSGTDVWKENGDWLAPDHWQPDADLAVLALQTWVLRSGGRTVLVDTGVGNGRERPGSPLFHRRQGTFMADLEAAGVRPEEVDVVVNTHLHADHVGWNTLDAGGEWVPAFPNAQYLIPAADDAYFGPRGGYGGGVREVDRLVYEDSVAPVHRTGQAILWEGSHRIDGHLTLEAAPGHTPGSSVLRLASGTDRAVFVGDMLHSPVQVLRPSCNSCFCMDAAQAADTRRRTLGRAAELGELVVPAHFGGTGAFEVREEKGRFVIGAWASGI; encoded by the coding sequence ATGACCAACGAGAACACGCAGACCCTCCTCCTGGGGGACGTCGAGATCACCCGCGTCGTCGAGGCGCGGGCCCCCTTCGCGGCCGCCCGGGACCTCGTCCCGGACTCCGGCACCGACGTGTGGAAGGAGAACGGGGACTGGCTGGCACCGGACCACTGGCAGCCCGACGCCGACCTGGCCGTGCTCGCCCTGCAGACCTGGGTGCTGCGCAGCGGCGGCCGGACCGTCCTGGTGGACACCGGGGTGGGCAACGGGCGCGAGCGCCCCGGCTCGCCCCTCTTCCACCGGCGGCAGGGCACCTTCATGGCGGACCTCGAGGCGGCCGGGGTCCGTCCCGAGGAGGTGGACGTCGTCGTCAACACCCACCTGCACGCCGACCACGTCGGCTGGAACACCCTGGACGCCGGCGGGGAGTGGGTCCCGGCCTTTCCCAACGCCCAGTACCTCATTCCGGCTGCCGACGACGCGTACTTCGGGCCGCGCGGCGGATACGGCGGGGGCGTGCGGGAGGTCGACCGGCTGGTCTACGAGGACAGCGTCGCCCCCGTGCACCGGACGGGGCAGGCAATCCTCTGGGAGGGCTCCCACCGCATCGACGGCCACCTCACCCTGGAGGCGGCCCCCGGCCACACCCCCGGCTCGTCGGTGCTGCGCCTGGCCTCCGGAACCGACCGGGCGGTCTTCGTCGGGGACATGCTGCACAGCCCGGTGCAGGTCCTGCGGCCCTCCTGCAACAGCTGCTTCTGCATGGACGCCGCCCAGGCGGCGGACACCCGCCGCCGGACCCTGGGGCGGGCGGCGGAGCTCGGGGAGCTGGTGGTTCCCGCCCACTTCGGGGGGACGGGTGCTTTTGAAGTCCGCGAGGAAAAAGGCCGGTTCGTTATCGGGGCGTGGGCGTCCGGCATCTGA